A stretch of the Nitratireductor thuwali genome encodes the following:
- a CDS encoding imelysin family protein, producing MRIALALFSGLTVTAAQAAEPADVLTTYADIALAGYEDSLVTARALDEKIEALVADPSAEALEAAKQAWLAARVPYQQTEAYRFGNPIVDDWEGRVNAWPLDEGLIDYVDAGYGTESDANSFYTVNVITNDKINVGGEEINASTITPAVIQSLHEAGGIESNVATGYHAIEFLLWGQDLNGTEAGAGERPYTDYDPANCTGGNCERRAQYLSAASQLLIADLEEMVANWEEGGKARTSLTEGDPQAGLTAMLTGLGSLSYGELAGERMKLGLLLNDPEEEHDCFSDNTHNSHYYDIVGIRNVYFGEYERVGGEKVEGASLAELVREKDSALADEVEAKLDATLAAAEALKARAEETEAYDQMIGEGNAEGNAVVQAVIDGLVGQTRSLERVIASLDLSGVTIEGSDSLDAPDAVFQ from the coding sequence ATGAGGATCGCACTTGCCCTGTTCTCAGGTCTGACCGTGACGGCCGCTCAGGCGGCCGAACCGGCAGATGTCCTGACGACCTATGCGGATATCGCCCTGGCCGGCTACGAAGACAGCCTTGTGACCGCGCGGGCCCTGGATGAAAAGATCGAGGCGCTTGTTGCCGATCCGTCAGCGGAGGCGCTCGAGGCGGCGAAGCAGGCCTGGCTTGCCGCACGGGTTCCTTATCAGCAGACCGAGGCCTACCGCTTCGGCAATCCGATCGTCGACGACTGGGAAGGCCGCGTGAACGCCTGGCCGCTGGATGAAGGCCTGATCGACTATGTCGACGCCGGCTATGGCACGGAGTCGGACGCGAATAGCTTCTACACGGTCAATGTGATCACCAACGACAAGATCAATGTGGGCGGTGAGGAGATCAACGCTTCCACGATCACGCCGGCGGTCATCCAGTCGCTGCACGAGGCCGGCGGCATCGAATCGAACGTGGCCACCGGCTATCACGCCATCGAGTTCCTGCTTTGGGGGCAGGACCTCAACGGCACCGAGGCCGGTGCGGGCGAGCGCCCCTATACCGACTACGATCCCGCCAACTGCACCGGCGGCAATTGCGAGCGTCGCGCGCAGTATCTGTCCGCCGCCTCGCAACTGCTGATTGCGGATCTAGAGGAAATGGTCGCCAATTGGGAAGAAGGCGGTAAGGCGCGCACGAGCCTGACCGAGGGGGATCCGCAGGCGGGCCTGACGGCCATGCTCACCGGTCTCGGCTCCCTTTCCTATGGCGAACTGGCAGGCGAGCGCATGAAACTCGGCCTTCTTCTCAACGATCCGGAAGAAGAGCATGACTGCTTCTCCGACAACACGCACAACAGCCACTATTACGACATTGTGGGGATCCGGAACGTCTATTTCGGCGAGTATGAGCGCGTCGGCGGCGAGAAAGTCGAAGGTGCCAGTCTTGCCGAACTCGTCCGCGAAAAGGATTCCGCTCTTGCCGACGAAGTCGAGGCCAAGCTCGACGCCACGCTGGCCGCCGCCGAGGCCCTGAAGGCGCGCGCCGAGGAGACCGAGGCCTACGATCAAATGATCGGCGAAGGCAATGCGGAAGGCAACGCGGTCGTCCAGGCCGTGATCGACGGCCTTGTCGGCCAGACCCGCTCGCTGGAGCGTGTCATCGCATCGCTCGACCTTTCCGGCGTGACCATCGAGGGATCGGACAGCCTTGACGCACCCGACGCGGTTTTCCAGTAA